A window from Nitrosopumilus adriaticus encodes these proteins:
- a CDS encoding replication factor C small subunit: MLDSGMWVEKYRPTKLSEIVNQTEIIGSLEALIKDPTDMPHLMFSGSAGVGKTTAALCIANQILGVNFKDYTLELNASDERGIGMVREKVKKFSRFAGMGEVPFKIIILDEADEMTADAQTALRRIIEDTAKYCRFIFIANNISKIIDPIQSRCATFKFTTIPEEDLIKRLEEIAKKEKVKFDKKGLKAIYDYSEGDMRHAINLMQATASLGGITEEHVKGSAGLTKTSDVDEVLKIALAGKVAEAREKMIELIKVYGMSESDFLKYLNSAVFKSKHEKLSDILEIIAKYDYRVLVGANSEIQLSAMLAELGKIEN, translated from the coding sequence ATGCTGGATAGTGGTATGTGGGTAGAAAAGTATAGGCCAACAAAACTCTCAGAAATTGTAAATCAAACTGAAATTATTGGCAGTTTAGAGGCATTAATCAAAGATCCAACAGACATGCCACATTTGATGTTTTCAGGTTCTGCAGGAGTTGGAAAGACAACTGCTGCATTATGTATTGCAAATCAAATTTTAGGAGTAAATTTCAAAGATTACACATTAGAGCTAAACGCTTCAGATGAGAGAGGGATTGGCATGGTCAGAGAGAAGGTAAAGAAATTTTCAAGATTTGCCGGAATGGGAGAAGTTCCATTCAAGATCATCATACTAGATGAAGCAGATGAGATGACTGCAGATGCTCAAACAGCACTTAGAAGAATCATAGAAGACACTGCAAAATATTGCAGGTTTATTTTCATTGCAAATAACATATCAAAAATTATCGACCCAATTCAAAGCAGATGTGCTACCTTCAAGTTTACAACAATTCCAGAAGAGGATCTCATCAAAAGGTTAGAGGAGATTGCAAAAAAAGAGAAAGTCAAATTTGATAAAAAAGGACTCAAAGCAATTTATGATTATTCTGAAGGAGATATGAGACATGCAATTAATCTAATGCAGGCAACTGCAAGTCTGGGAGGAATTACTGAAGAACATGTCAAGGGTTCAGCAGGTCTGACCAAAACCTCTGATGTAGATGAGGTTCTAAAGATTGCATTAGCAGGCAAGGTTGCAGAAGCAAGAGAGAAGATGATTGAATTAATCAAGGTGTATGGAATGTCAGAATCAGATTTTCTAAAATATCTCAACTCAGCAGTTTTCAAATCAAAGCATGAAAAGTTATCAGATATTTTAGAGATAATTGCAAAATATGATTATAGAGTTCTAGTTGGAGCAAATTCTGAAATTCAGCTATCTGCAATGCTAGCAGAACTCGGAAAAATAGAAAATTAA
- a CDS encoding 4Fe-4S dicluster domain-containing protein, producing MADLQIPEDFCHNDVKPKGKTSHADGENFHWIWGEGRTDGAAFSNEDVKAAYEARGEKQVPLGIHGTTVAVDWDSCVAAGSCMSVCPVQTFQWYRTEKDIPADKVMGETFEGTGLTEQDERLDYTDKSQPIREHDCTVCMACQEICPEGAIRIESANQEWHEKAAGTYVIMKSGSENPHAHD from the coding sequence ATGGCAGATCTACAAATACCAGAAGACTTTTGTCACAACGATGTAAAACCAAAGGGAAAAACAAGCCATGCAGATGGTGAGAATTTCCACTGGATTTGGGGTGAGGGAAGAACTGATGGTGCAGCATTCTCAAATGAAGATGTAAAAGCAGCCTATGAAGCAAGAGGAGAAAAACAAGTTCCTCTTGGAATTCATGGAACTACTGTTGCAGTCGATTGGGATTCCTGTGTAGCCGCTGGTTCATGCATGAGTGTATGTCCAGTACAAACATTCCAATGGTACAGAACCGAAAAAGATATTCCAGCAGATAAAGTAATGGGAGAAACTTTTGAAGGAACTGGCCTAACAGAACAAGATGAAAGATTAGATTATACAGACAAATCACAACCAATCAGAGAACACGATTGTACAGTTTGTATGGCATGTCAAGAAATCTGTCCTGAAGGAGCTATTCGTATCGAATCAGCTAACCAAGAATGGCACGAGAAAGCAGCCGGAACATATGTAATTATGAAATCTGGTTCTGAAAACCCACACGCACACGATTAA
- a CDS encoding 4Fe-4S dicluster domain-containing protein, with the protein MPIAENFPEGLKPIGKINLDDGNFHIMWGPGKEKNTDGSPAEVLADSDVVAAYTARGEEQVPLGVSGTMVAVDWDSCVADGACIEACPVQVFQWYRTEKDIPAKDVVGQTFAGTGSNEKDQRKDLTDKADPIREHDCIWCMACVSVCPPQAIKVDQSNVEKHEAAAKTL; encoded by the coding sequence ATGCCAATAGCAGAAAATTTCCCTGAAGGCCTAAAGCCTATTGGAAAAATTAACCTCGATGATGGAAATTTCCATATCATGTGGGGTCCCGGTAAAGAAAAAAACACTGATGGCTCACCAGCTGAGGTATTAGCAGATTCTGATGTAGTGGCAGCATACACTGCAAGAGGAGAAGAACAAGTTCCTCTTGGTGTTAGTGGAACAATGGTAGCCGTTGATTGGGATTCTTGTGTAGCAGATGGAGCATGTATTGAAGCATGTCCTGTTCAAGTATTCCAATGGTACAGAACTGAAAAAGACATTCCAGCCAAAGATGTTGTTGGTCAAACTTTTGCAGGAACTGGTTCAAATGAAAAAGATCAAAGAAAAGATCTAACTGACAAGGCAGATCCAATCAGAGAACATGATTGTATTTGGTGCATGGCATGTGTATCAGTATGTCCACCACAAGCTATCAAAGTTGATCAATCAAATGTTGAAAAACATGAAGCCGCAGCCAAAACTCTTTAG
- a CDS encoding translation initiation factor IF-6 yields MDIIKFDVYRGPNIGVYTRVNDSVILLPMGYAQSKADKLAKHLDVECLFMSIANTRLIGSLCVMNNKGILIPKTAYQDEYDFLKNETELEVGVLDSKLSALGNVICTNDKGAVVSPWLSSQDCKNISDVLGVEVIQKKIAGFNQTGAVMVANNSGAAIHPEADEEDMKTFSNLLGVKIEQCSINNGIPYVASGILANNHSIIVGSLTTGPEIMMLTRAFLN; encoded by the coding sequence ATGGATATTATCAAATTTGATGTGTATCGTGGCCCTAACATCGGGGTTTACACTAGAGTTAACGATAGTGTAATTTTACTCCCAATGGGATATGCACAATCAAAAGCAGACAAACTTGCAAAACATCTTGATGTGGAATGTCTATTCATGTCAATTGCAAATACAAGACTAATTGGATCATTATGTGTGATGAATAACAAAGGAATTCTAATTCCAAAAACAGCTTACCAAGATGAATATGATTTTCTCAAAAATGAAACAGAATTAGAAGTAGGAGTTCTTGATTCAAAATTATCGGCCTTAGGAAATGTAATTTGTACAAATGATAAAGGAGCAGTTGTTTCCCCATGGTTATCTTCTCAAGACTGCAAAAATATTTCAGATGTTTTAGGAGTAGAAGTAATTCAGAAAAAAATTGCAGGTTTTAATCAAACAGGTGCTGTAATGGTTGCAAATAATTCTGGTGCTGCCATCCATCCAGAAGCTGACGAGGAAGATATGAAGACATTTTCCAATTTATTAGGCGTAAAAATTGAGCAATGCTCCATTAATAATGGAATTCCATATGTTGCATCAGGAATATTGGCAAATAATCATTCCATAATTGTTGGATCATTAACTACAGGTCCTGAAATTATGATGCTAACTAGAGCTTTTCTAAATTAA
- the hisS gene encoding histidine--tRNA ligase, with protein MELPRGMKDFEGAENANLEHIRYHFKQLSNLYGFSFMDPSPIELLSTLETKSGPGIRDEIYYFKDKGDREVALRFDFTMGLTRYAASQKSMKLPAKLSSFGGVFRYDEPQKGRYRYFHQWDIEVYGKSSIESEAEIIELTSRLFDSLLLKGITIDINHRNLVESYINKIFNSKEPELVADILRAVDKIAKKSKDEILKEFLAKGYETEKIEKILEFSEIKGTISEVEKLFDTTQLESWDELKQLFDSLENRGVSNVRINFGIVRGLDYYSGIVFEVFDKNSTLGALAGGGRYDTLTKAFGREDIGATGVAGGAERIILTMQEQKIIPEILQKRVAVLYINEEMQKVAHSIASLLRLNNIPTDIDLAGRNLKKQMDIANNAKFSIIVGPDELEEGNVVLKDMINGTEGTISLEKLTEDPKSVLNLEKL; from the coding sequence TTGGAACTACCGCGCGGAATGAAAGATTTTGAGGGTGCAGAAAATGCAAATCTTGAACATATCCGATACCATTTCAAACAACTATCCAATTTGTACGGGTTCTCGTTCATGGATCCTTCTCCAATCGAACTGCTATCTACTTTGGAAACAAAGTCAGGTCCAGGAATTAGAGATGAAATTTACTATTTCAAAGATAAAGGGGACAGAGAAGTTGCATTAAGATTTGATTTTACAATGGGTTTGACAAGATATGCCGCATCTCAAAAATCTATGAAACTACCTGCAAAACTCTCAAGTTTTGGTGGTGTATTCAGATATGACGAACCACAAAAGGGACGATATCGATATTTTCACCAATGGGATATCGAGGTGTATGGGAAATCTTCCATTGAATCAGAAGCTGAAATAATTGAACTGACCTCCAGATTATTTGATTCACTATTACTCAAAGGAATTACAATTGACATTAATCATAGAAATCTAGTAGAGTCTTACATTAACAAAATTTTCAATTCAAAAGAACCTGAACTAGTCGCTGATATTTTAAGAGCAGTAGATAAAATTGCAAAAAAATCCAAAGATGAAATTCTAAAAGAATTTCTAGCAAAAGGATACGAAACAGAAAAAATAGAAAAGATTCTAGAGTTCTCAGAAATTAAAGGAACAATTTCAGAAGTTGAAAAATTATTTGATACGACACAATTAGAATCATGGGATGAACTAAAACAATTATTTGATTCACTTGAAAATCGTGGTGTTTCTAATGTAAGAATTAATTTTGGTATAGTTAGAGGATTGGATTATTATTCAGGAATTGTTTTTGAAGTATTTGATAAAAATTCAACATTAGGAGCATTGGCAGGTGGTGGTAGATATGATACACTGACTAAAGCATTTGGAAGAGAAGACATTGGTGCAACTGGAGTTGCAGGGGGAGCTGAAAGAATTATTCTTACAATGCAAGAGCAAAAAATAATTCCAGAAATATTACAAAAAAGAGTTGCTGTGTTATACATCAATGAGGAAATGCAAAAAGTTGCTCATTCAATTGCTTCGCTATTAAGACTCAATAATATCCCAACTGATATTGACTTGGCAGGAAGAAATCTAAAAAAACAAATGGATATTGCAAACAATGCAAAATTTTCAATTATAGTTGGACCTGATGAGCTTGAAGAAGGAAATGTTGTTCTAAAAGATATGATTAATGGAACAGAAGGAACGATTTCACTAGAGAAATTAACTGAAGATCCAAAATCTGTTCTTAATTTAGAAAAGCTCTAG
- a CDS encoding aldo/keto reductase, producing MSIEKTALAKDLEICRILNGMWQVAGGHGQIEKDLAITDMIEYHNSGFTTWDLADIYGPAESLVGEFREKIDSTQSQALTKFVPNPGPMSNSIVTHYIEQSLKKMNTDCIDLLQFHWWDYNDTSYLDALHHLSKLQSEQKIKHLGLTNFDTERVRIMIENGFHIVSNQVQFSILDQRPEKIMTPFFVKNGIKILAYGTLLGGFFSEKYLGLDEPHRGELTTASLQKYKNMIDVWGGWQLFQELLCTMDEIAKKHQCSIANVATRFVLDKSQVAGVIIGARLGITNHRNDNAKVFDVKLDNDDISLINSVTAKSNDLFEKIGDCGDEYR from the coding sequence GTGTCAATTGAGAAAACTGCTCTTGCAAAGGATTTAGAGATTTGCAGAATTCTAAACGGAATGTGGCAAGTTGCAGGAGGTCATGGTCAGATTGAGAAAGATTTAGCGATTACAGACATGATAGAATACCATAATTCAGGATTTACAACTTGGGATTTGGCAGACATTTACGGTCCTGCAGAGTCATTGGTAGGGGAATTTAGAGAAAAAATCGACAGTACTCAATCACAAGCACTAACTAAATTTGTTCCAAATCCAGGTCCAATGAGCAATAGTATTGTTACACACTACATTGAGCAATCATTGAAAAAAATGAATACTGATTGTATTGACTTACTTCAATTTCATTGGTGGGACTATAATGATACAAGTTATCTTGATGCACTTCACCACTTGTCAAAATTGCAGAGTGAACAAAAAATAAAACATTTGGGTTTGACAAACTTTGATACTGAAAGAGTTAGAATAATGATTGAAAATGGTTTTCATATAGTATCAAACCAAGTTCAGTTTTCTATTTTAGATCAAAGACCAGAAAAAATAATGACGCCGTTTTTTGTAAAAAATGGAATAAAGATTCTAGCATATGGGACACTGTTAGGGGGATTCTTTTCTGAAAAATATTTGGGGTTAGATGAACCACACAGAGGTGAATTGACGACAGCTAGTTTGCAAAAATACAAGAATATGATAGATGTTTGGGGAGGGTGGCAGTTATTTCAAGAATTACTTTGTACCATGGATGAAATTGCAAAAAAGCATCAATGCAGTATTGCAAATGTTGCTACCAGATTTGTACTTGATAAATCTCAAGTTGCAGGAGTAATTATTGGGGCGAGATTAGGAATTACTAATCACAGAAATGACAATGCCAAAGTTTTTGATGTGAAATTAGATAATGATGATATTTCATTGATTAATTCAGTTACTGCAAAATCAAATGATTTGTTTGAGAAAATCGGGGATTGTGGGGACGAATATAGATAG
- a CDS encoding thermonuclease family protein: MRKELIIGAGVGIPLVILMIFIGGDGHSSFDFAESESTTGDSKEIELETSRKNLQSSLNCSGSAQCFEGTVTKIIDGDTIIVDDQSVRFALSSAPELKMFEGVDSREFIETICPVGSKVLVDEDDGQILGSYGRMVGVITCNGVNLNSELLDANLGYLQDRFCDSSEFGKESWAQKHGCSNSVSELENSNKNPEPIKDDCDTSYPDFCIPSSPPDLDCKDIGQKKFTVLQPDPHRFDSDKDGIGCES, from the coding sequence ATGCGAAAAGAACTCATAATTGGTGCAGGTGTTGGAATTCCCCTCGTAATTTTAATGATTTTCATAGGCGGAGATGGTCATTCATCATTTGATTTTGCAGAGTCAGAGAGTACTACTGGAGATTCAAAAGAAATAGAATTAGAAACATCTCGAAAGAATTTACAATCTTCATTAAATTGTTCTGGAAGTGCTCAGTGCTTTGAGGGAACAGTTACTAAAATTATTGATGGAGATACTATCATAGTTGATGATCAATCAGTTAGATTTGCATTATCTTCAGCTCCTGAATTAAAGATGTTTGAAGGGGTGGATTCAAGAGAGTTTATAGAAACGATTTGTCCAGTAGGCTCTAAAGTTTTGGTAGATGAAGATGATGGACAAATACTGGGAAGTTATGGAAGAATGGTTGGTGTGATAACGTGTAATGGTGTGAATCTCAATTCAGAATTGCTAGATGCTAATTTAGGATATCTACAAGACAGATTTTGTGATTCAAGTGAATTCGGAAAAGAATCTTGGGCTCAAAAACATGGATGTTCAAACTCTGTTTCAGAATTGGAGAATTCAAATAAAAATCCAGAGCCTATCAAAGATGATTGTGATACGTCATATCCAGACTTTTGTATTCCTTCCAGTCCACCTGACTTGGATTGCAAAGATATCGGGCAAAAGAAATTCACAGTATTACAACCGGATCCACACAGATTTGATTCAGACAAAGACGGTATTGGTTGTGAATCCTAA
- a CDS encoding uracil-DNA glycosylase: MKSIESLNKKIASCKKCPRLSVYIRDVAKNKVRRFKDEKYYGKPLSGFGDVNGKLLIVGLAPAAHGGNRTGRMFTGDSSGDWVAKVMHKHGFASIPTSQNIDDGLILKNAYITAAVRCAPPQNKPTREEMDTCFSFLEQERKILKNITTVLCLGKIAYDATCKLYKVKPDKFGHNKLFKYDTIKIITSYHPSKQNTQTGRLTWVQWSAVLARAKKLVIS; encoded by the coding sequence TTGAAATCAATTGAATCACTAAACAAAAAGATTGCAAGCTGCAAAAAGTGTCCAAGACTATCAGTCTACATTAGAGATGTTGCAAAAAATAAGGTTCGACGATTCAAAGATGAAAAATACTATGGTAAGCCACTATCTGGATTTGGTGATGTAAATGGGAAATTACTCATTGTCGGTTTGGCACCAGCTGCACACGGTGGAAATAGAACAGGTAGAATGTTCACAGGTGATTCATCGGGAGACTGGGTGGCAAAAGTAATGCACAAACATGGATTTGCGTCAATTCCTACTAGTCAAAATATTGATGACGGATTGATACTCAAAAATGCGTATATCACTGCAGCAGTAAGGTGTGCACCACCACAAAACAAACCAACCCGAGAAGAGATGGACACTTGTTTTAGTTTTTTGGAGCAAGAAAGAAAGATTCTAAAAAACATTACAACAGTTCTCTGTCTTGGAAAAATTGCATATGATGCAACTTGTAAATTATACAAGGTAAAACCCGATAAATTTGGGCACAATAAATTATTCAAATACGATACCATAAAGATCATCACATCATATCATCCTTCAAAGCAAAATACACAGACAGGAAGATTAACTTGGGTTCAATGGTCTGCAGTACTTGCAAGGGCAAAAAAACTTGTAATTTCTTGA
- a CDS encoding DUF6659 family protein: MTNEKFSIEDIKNKIKDILAEPEIRYCGLIDCKGELIAGDFKEGIIPFENDARRRQTFQELAHRVANRKGFDANLGRVKYSSSRREKVVMMSFPFGRYILLVIAEPSVNIDRLGWKVIYKLEHQWSEFHGL; encoded by the coding sequence ATGACAAATGAGAAATTTTCAATTGAGGATATCAAAAATAAAATCAAAGATATTTTGGCTGAACCTGAAATTCGATATTGTGGTTTAATTGATTGCAAAGGAGAATTAATCGCAGGTGATTTTAAGGAAGGCATAATCCCTTTTGAAAATGATGCAAGACGAAGACAGACATTTCAAGAACTAGCACACAGAGTTGCAAATAGAAAGGGATTTGATGCAAATTTAGGCAGAGTCAAATATTCTTCTTCAAGGCGAGAAAAAGTTGTAATGATGAGTTTTCCATTTGGAAGATACATCTTACTAGTTATTGCAGAGCCAAGTGTAAACATCGATAGGCTTGGTTGGAAAGTTATTTACAAGCTAGAGCATCAGTGGTCTGAATTTCATGGGCTGTAG
- a CDS encoding PQQ-dependent sugar dehydrogenase: MFSIPVALAQEYHDLGVKVDIVADNLTIPWSIDWLPDGTVIFTERNGHIRIIENGTLLDEPILSLGVGGVEGGMLGIAVDPKFEENNFIYIYYTYNEFLSTINKLVRFQFTDGELTEDKILLDGIPGGPFHDGGRIQFGPDGKLYITTGEAGDPKLAQDLNSLGGKILRINSDGTIPNDNPWKNSPIYSIGHRNPQGIDWDESGNLVATEHGPSGWRGVAHDEINVIISGTNYGWPDIIGDETSEGLQNPILHTGDDTWAPSGAEFYSGDKIPDWKGKYFVATLRGSHLHMIEFDLENNLVVLHQKLFQDEFGRLRDVQTGPDGFLYILTSNQDGRGFPNPNDDKILRISPLDTINSFEECAESGNPIMESYPRQCRTEDGKHFVEIISKIPEWVRNTAKWWSLNQISDNDYSSGLQYLLENNIISMPFGTTFEGDSEEELPSWLRKDAGWWSQGLISDEEFFKNIQWMINNGFIKI; the protein is encoded by the coding sequence TTGTTTTCAATACCTGTAGCACTTGCTCAAGAATATCATGATCTTGGAGTGAAAGTGGACATAGTAGCTGACAACCTCACTATCCCATGGAGTATTGATTGGTTACCTGATGGGACCGTCATATTTACAGAAAGAAACGGACACATCAGAATTATTGAAAATGGAACACTGTTGGATGAGCCCATATTGTCACTTGGTGTTGGAGGAGTTGAAGGAGGAATGTTAGGAATTGCAGTGGATCCAAAATTTGAAGAAAATAATTTCATCTATATCTATTATACATACAATGAATTTTTATCAACAATAAACAAACTTGTTAGATTTCAATTTACAGATGGAGAATTAACAGAAGATAAAATATTACTTGATGGAATTCCTGGCGGGCCATTTCATGATGGAGGAAGAATTCAATTTGGCCCAGATGGAAAATTATACATTACAACAGGGGAAGCAGGAGATCCAAAATTAGCTCAAGATCTGAATTCGTTAGGCGGAAAGATTCTAAGAATTAATTCTGACGGAACAATTCCTAATGATAACCCATGGAAGAATTCTCCGATTTATTCAATTGGCCATAGAAATCCTCAAGGGATTGATTGGGATGAATCTGGGAATTTGGTTGCAACAGAACATGGACCATCAGGATGGAGAGGAGTAGCCCATGATGAGATTAATGTGATAATTTCAGGTACAAATTATGGCTGGCCAGACATAATTGGTGATGAAACATCAGAGGGATTGCAAAATCCTATCCTGCACACAGGTGATGATACATGGGCACCATCAGGTGCAGAGTTCTACTCTGGAGATAAAATCCCTGACTGGAAAGGGAAATATTTTGTGGCTACACTCAGAGGAAGTCATCTTCACATGATAGAGTTTGATTTAGAAAATAACTTGGTTGTCTTACACCAAAAACTATTCCAAGATGAATTTGGAAGACTACGTGATGTGCAAACTGGACCTGATGGGTTTTTGTACATCCTTACAAGCAATCAGGATGGTAGAGGATTTCCAAATCCTAATGATGATAAAATTTTGAGAATATCTCCATTAGATACAATCAATAGTTTTGAGGAGTGTGCCGAATCTGGAAATCCTATAATGGAATCATATCCAAGACAGTGTAGAACTGAAGATGGTAAACATTTTGTCGAAATAATTTCTAAAATTCCTGAATGGGTTAGAAATACTGCAAAGTGGTGGTCATTAAATCAAATATCAGATAACGACTATTCATCAGGACTCCAATATCTTTTAGAAAATAATATCATTTCAATGCCATTTGGAACAACATTTGAAGGAGACTCTGAAGAGGAATTACCATCATGGTTACGAAAAGATGCTGGATGGTGGAGCCAGGGATTAATATCAGATGAAGAGTTTTTCAAAAACATTCAATGGATGATAAATAACGGATTCATCAAAATCTAG
- a CDS encoding DUF72 domain-containing protein, which produces MNIKIGCTGWSYQGWSGTFYPRNLKSQDWLRYYSQIFEITEINSTFYKIPSQEIVRRWNADTPRHFRFTAKFPSLITHEKRLENVNSEVFSFLSSLIPIHEKVSALVLQLPPSLSFDEAKPRLEELFDILPDDFLYPIEGRHESWFSDDALSYLKQNKHCLVWNDVAGINNPFPVTANYLYVRLIGDRSIPDSEFGKVTKDRKEKITDWAKKLESIQDIPVAMVMTNNHFEGFGPATANSLRMQLGMSELIWEEKRQKTLGNF; this is translated from the coding sequence ATGAATATCAAAATAGGATGTACTGGGTGGAGCTATCAAGGATGGTCAGGTACATTTTATCCAAGAAATCTAAAGAGTCAAGATTGGCTAAGGTATTATTCACAAATTTTTGAAATTACTGAAATAAACTCTACATTTTACAAAATTCCCTCTCAAGAGATTGTAAGAAGATGGAATGCAGACACTCCACGGCATTTTAGATTTACAGCCAAATTTCCATCACTTATTACGCATGAAAAGAGGTTAGAAAATGTAAATTCCGAAGTTTTTTCATTTTTGTCTTCTCTCATTCCAATTCACGAAAAGGTGTCAGCCCTGGTTTTGCAATTACCGCCATCCCTGTCATTTGATGAGGCAAAACCAAGACTAGAAGAGTTATTTGATATTTTGCCTGATGATTTTTTGTATCCAATTGAAGGAAGACATGAATCATGGTTTTCAGATGACGCATTGTCATATCTAAAACAAAACAAACACTGCCTAGTATGGAATGATGTTGCAGGAATAAACAACCCATTTCCAGTAACAGCAAATTATCTTTACGTTAGATTAATTGGAGATCGTTCCATTCCAGACTCAGAATTTGGCAAAGTTACAAAAGATAGAAAAGAAAAGATTACAGACTGGGCAAAGAAACTAGAAAGCATTCAAGACATTCCAGTTGCAATGGTAATGACAAATAATCATTTTGAAGGATTTGGTCCTGCTACTGCAAATTCTTTGCGGATGCAATTAGGAATGAGTGAATTGATTTGGGAAGAGAAAAGACAAAAAACATTAGGTAATTTTTAA
- a CDS encoding DedA family protein, protein MEPFDSFLIWIAEFLGEHLYEGIFLAALLETIVPPIPTLAVFPTAGFLASQQGISLIGLIPMILLGGIGATIGTSAIYLIALKLGRVVLIRYLRYVRVSEKKLERVEIWFEKYGDKAVFLGRMVPVMREMISVPAGLLKMRIPKFVIYTFGGSCVWSTGTILSGYYFGEAIGLGTSTMASLP, encoded by the coding sequence TTGGAACCATTTGATTCATTCCTTATTTGGATTGCAGAGTTTTTAGGAGAGCATCTATACGAAGGAATCTTCTTGGCCGCATTACTTGAGACTATTGTTCCTCCAATTCCCACTCTTGCAGTATTTCCTACTGCTGGATTCTTGGCATCTCAACAAGGTATCTCTCTAATTGGTCTTATTCCTATGATTCTACTTGGGGGAATAGGTGCTACAATAGGTACATCTGCAATATACCTAATTGCATTAAAACTAGGTAGAGTTGTTTTAATCCGTTATCTTCGATATGTTAGAGTATCTGAAAAAAAATTAGAGCGAGTAGAGATTTGGTTTGAAAAATATGGTGACAAGGCTGTATTTTTAGGAAGAATGGTTCCAGTAATGAGAGAAATGATTTCAGTTCCAGCTGGATTACTAAAAATGAGAATTCCAAAATTTGTTATTTACACATTTGGAGGTTCATGTGTTTGGTCTACTGGAACAATTCTATCCGGATATTATTTTGGAGAGGCAATTGGACTTGGCACTAGCACTATGGCATCATTGCCTTAA
- a CDS encoding MDR/zinc-dependent alcohol dehydrogenase-like family protein encodes MKAAYFDGEKMIFDQNYPKPLSSESLVRVNLAGICGTDLEILDGYMKYNGILGHEFVGTVEKSKNSELIGKRVVGEINAGCGSCETCKIGMFRHCPNRTVLGILKRDGAFAEFVSLPEKNLHVLPDSISDEQAVFIEPLAAAFEIKEQVKLDPLWNVAVIGDGRLAQLIARVLKLSCKNITCFGRHKNKLQSLEKLGIKTKIGIEPSDEFTFDLVIEATGSNSGFSDTMKLTRPRGIVILKSTIASRENLDLTPTVVNEITLIGSRCGLFKPAIDALATGIITVDDLIDSTFPLEKFQDAIIHAKKPDTLKVFLKP; translated from the coding sequence ATGAAAGCTGCTTATTTTGATGGCGAAAAAATGATTTTTGATCAAAACTATCCAAAACCACTTTCTTCTGAATCACTTGTTAGAGTAAATTTGGCAGGAATTTGTGGAACTGACTTGGAGATCCTTGATGGATACATGAAGTACAATGGAATATTGGGTCATGAATTTGTTGGAACTGTAGAAAAATCAAAAAATTCTGAACTAATTGGAAAAAGAGTTGTAGGTGAAATTAATGCTGGATGTGGATCTTGTGAAACTTGTAAAATCGGAATGTTTCGTCATTGTCCAAACAGAACAGTTCTTGGAATTTTAAAAAGAGATGGAGCATTTGCAGAATTTGTTTCACTACCAGAAAAAAACTTGCATGTTTTACCTGATTCAATTAGTGATGAGCAAGCTGTGTTTATTGAACCACTGGCAGCAGCATTTGAAATCAAAGAACAAGTAAAACTTGATCCTTTATGGAATGTAGCAGTGATAGGTGATGGAAGACTAGCACAATTAATTGCAAGAGTATTGAAATTATCTTGTAAGAATATCACCTGTTTTGGTAGACACAAAAATAAACTACAAAGTTTAGAGAAACTAGGAATCAAAACAAAGATTGGAATTGAACCCTCAGATGAATTTACTTTTGATTTAGTGATAGAAGCTACAGGTAGTAATTCAGGATTCTCTGATACTATGAAATTAACAAGACCACGTGGAATTGTAATCTTAAAATCAACTATTGCTTCTAGAGAAAATTTAGATTTGACTCCTACAGTAGTCAATGAAATAACTCTAATTGGTTCTCGTTGTGGATTGTTTAAACCGGCAATTGATGCACTAGCCACTGGAATAATCACAGTTGATGATCTGATTGATTCTACATTCCCTCTTGAGAAATTTCAAGATGCAATTATTCATGCAAAAAAGCCTGATACACTAAAGGTATTCCTTAAACCATGA